Proteins from one Listeria weihenstephanensis genomic window:
- the sufU gene encoding Fe-S cluster assembly sulfur transfer protein SufU — protein MSGRKLDQLYRQVIMDHYKNPRNNGTLDDESVTIDLNNPTCGDEIHLHLKVENETITGAKFTGSGCSISMASASMMTESIIGKSEKEALKMSRDFSEMVQGHEHDVIDENGDVEALSGVAKFPARIKCATLSWKAMERAIFEFEGKK, from the coding sequence ATGAGTGGTCGCAAATTAGATCAATTATATCGCCAAGTTATTATGGATCACTACAAAAATCCGCGCAACAATGGCACGCTCGACGATGAAAGTGTCACGATTGACCTGAATAACCCGACGTGTGGTGACGAAATTCATCTCCATCTCAAAGTGGAAAATGAAACCATCACTGGCGCCAAATTTACAGGTAGCGGATGTTCGATTTCGATGGCGAGTGCTTCCATGATGACCGAGAGTATTATCGGAAAATCAGAAAAAGAAGCCCTCAAAATGTCGCGTGACTTTTCAGAAATGGTACAGGGTCACGAACATGATGTGATCGACGAAAACGGTGATGTCGAAGCTTTATCAGGCGTTGCTAAATTCCCAGCTCGAATCAAATGCGCAACTCTTTCATGGAAAGCCATGGAACGTGCCATTTTTGAATTCGAAGGAAAGAAATAA
- a CDS encoding ATP-binding cassette domain-containing protein gives MLEIINLEKKYKNKTILSNFNMLLDSAGIIFFLGKNGAGKTTFFNCIMGFEDYSGEVIKPVNVATVFDESHLYSNLNAFDNIALLVGKNLGDSERELLLKYIDESVLNRKVKSYSLGQKKILAILIAMFTNPQLLILDEVSNGLDYDTAKQVKNLLIACKKETLILVCGHQFDFYNQILDEVFVINDKKLVQVDINDFTDLEKVYEKFVG, from the coding sequence GTGCTAGAAATTATAAATTTAGAGAAAAAGTACAAAAATAAAACTATACTATCAAATTTTAATATGCTACTTGATTCCGCAGGTATTATTTTTTTCTTAGGAAAAAATGGTGCTGGTAAAACAACATTTTTTAACTGCATTATGGGCTTTGAAGACTACTCTGGTGAAGTTATAAAACCAGTAAATGTTGCTACAGTTTTTGATGAATCACATTTATATAGTAATTTAAATGCATTTGATAATATTGCTTTATTAGTGGGCAAAAATTTGGGAGATAGCGAACGAGAATTGCTGTTGAAGTACATAGATGAGAGTGTATTAAATAGAAAAGTGAAATCCTATTCACTTGGCCAAAAAAAGATTCTAGCCATTCTTATCGCTATGTTTACAAACCCACAATTGCTTATTTTAGATGAAGTATCTAATGGTCTAGATTATGATACTGCAAAACAGGTCAAAAATTTATTAATAGCATGTAAAAAAGAAACACTTATTCTAGTTTGTGGGCATCAATTTGATTTTTACAATCAAATACTAGATGAAGTTTTCGTTATTAATGACAAAAAGCTAGTTCAGGTAGATATAAATGATTTTACAGATTTGGAGAAGGTGTATGAAAAGTTTGTGGGATAA
- a CDS encoding cysteine desulfurase: MTLTQKIQADFPILKQEINEKPLAYLDNAATSQKPKQVLDAVMKYYEWENANVHRGVHTLAARATDAYEGSRAKVARFIGARETAEIIFTRGTTTAINMIANGYGDANLQAGDEIVISHLEHHSNLIPWQQLAKRTGATLVYIELDADATITLANAAKVINKKTKIVAIAHVSNVIGSIAPVREIADLAHSVGAVIVVDGAQAVPHMKVNVLALDADFYAFSGHKMMAPTGIGALYGKRELLDAMNPTEFGGEMIDFVELHDSTWKELPWKMEAGTPNIAGAIGLGAAIDYLETIGFDLIHNHEEELTAYAMAEMQKLDGITIYGPLDATKRCGLITFNLEGAHPHDIATVLDEEGVAIRAGHHCAQPLMKWLDTSSTARVSFYVYNTKQEVDQFIAGLKLTKEYFGL, translated from the coding sequence CGGCTACTTCCCAAAAACCGAAGCAGGTCTTAGATGCGGTCATGAAGTATTATGAGTGGGAAAATGCGAACGTTCACCGCGGTGTTCATACGCTGGCGGCTCGCGCGACGGATGCTTATGAAGGAAGCCGGGCGAAGGTGGCGCGCTTTATCGGTGCACGCGAGACGGCGGAAATTATTTTCACGCGCGGGACGACGACGGCGATTAATATGATTGCAAACGGTTATGGTGACGCGAATTTGCAAGCGGGAGATGAGATTGTGATTTCCCACTTGGAGCATCATAGTAACTTGATTCCGTGGCAGCAGTTGGCGAAACGGACAGGCGCGACGCTAGTTTATATTGAATTGGACGCGGACGCGACGATTACGCTTGCCAATGCTGCAAAAGTGATCAACAAGAAAACGAAAATAGTCGCGATTGCTCACGTTTCTAATGTGATCGGCTCGATTGCACCGGTTCGCGAGATTGCGGATTTGGCGCATTCAGTTGGCGCGGTTATCGTTGTTGATGGCGCGCAGGCTGTGCCGCATATGAAGGTCAACGTACTCGCATTGGACGCTGATTTTTACGCTTTTTCGGGGCATAAAATGATGGCTCCGACTGGAATCGGCGCGCTTTATGGGAAACGGGAATTGCTTGATGCGATGAACCCGACGGAATTTGGCGGCGAGATGATCGATTTTGTCGAGTTACATGACTCAACATGGAAAGAACTGCCGTGGAAAATGGAAGCGGGGACGCCGAACATTGCAGGAGCGATTGGTCTTGGCGCTGCGATTGACTATTTGGAAACGATTGGCTTTGACCTGATTCACAATCACGAAGAAGAATTGACCGCCTATGCGATGGCAGAAATGCAGAAGCTGGACGGCATTACGATATATGGTCCACTAGACGCGACGAAGCGTTGCGGACTGATTACGTTTAATTTAGAAGGAGCACATCCCCATGATATCGCGACAGTGCTTGATGAAGAAGGCGTTGCAATTCGCGCTGGACATCATTGCGCACAGCCGCTCATGAAGTGGTTGGATACGTCCTCCACAGCCAGAGTAAGTTTTTACGTATATAATACCAAGCAGGAGGTCGACCAGTTTATCGCTGGCCTCAAGCTAACAAAGGAGTATTTCGGATTATGA
- a CDS encoding ABC transporter permease: MEMYEKDGITLKQALSEELEIKTDGNSEEISNILKYDYYRVIAAKVALNPLNAPNQIFTSIAILFLPIIFGIYSCHVAFFDFKHKTIKNQLLLKGYKNLFFSKFFSIIIMAIGVVLVTTLLSIVIQYLFNLFVGVQANTSVNYLKEVPLQFLYQSVVLILFGVFFFLLTTAVRSTLVSIIALFLYMLLVPNLGGFDLKNLMLLTVSKIYNTSAATMDVVAGEDTNLILGYVATIGVWILLIVLVYKIDKKRSCPRL; encoded by the coding sequence ATGGAAATGTATGAAAAAGATGGTATTACGCTGAAACAAGCCCTTTCGGAGGAGTTAGAAATTAAGACGGATGGTAATTCTGAGGAAATAAGTAACATATTGAAATACGATTATTATCGTGTGATTGCAGCTAAAGTGGCATTAAATCCGTTAAATGCTCCAAATCAAATCTTTACATCCATCGCGATATTATTTTTACCTATTATTTTTGGTATTTATAGTTGTCATGTGGCATTCTTTGACTTTAAGCACAAGACTATCAAAAATCAGTTATTATTAAAAGGTTATAAAAATCTTTTTTTTAGTAAGTTTTTTTCCATCATAATCATGGCAATTGGCGTAGTTTTGGTTACTACATTGCTCTCCATAGTTATCCAATACTTATTTAATTTATTCGTTGGTGTACAGGCAAATACAAGCGTGAACTATTTGAAAGAGGTACCCTTACAGTTTCTTTATCAATCAGTGGTTCTCATTTTGTTTGGAGTATTCTTTTTTCTATTAACAACTGCTGTAAGGTCAACACTAGTTAGTATCATTGCTTTGTTTTTGTATATGCTACTTGTCCCTAATTTAGGCGGTTTTGATTTGAAAAATCTAATGCTTCTTACTGTATCAAAAATATATAATACGTCAGCAGCTACAATGGATGTGGTCGCGGGTGAAGATACTAATCTCATATTAGGCTATGTTGCTACAATTGGTGTATGGATATTACTGATAGTTCTCGTATATAAAATTGATAAGAAGAGGTCATGTCCTAGGCTTTGA
- a CDS encoding ISL3 family transposase — protein MPDHFIIQLIGLENKNIQLLDYSIENHICHIHIQLKRKKHACPSCKTRTDRIKDYRTHTFQHLKVAEKRVYVHYRKRRYACSCGKSFDEKNQGLVARYQRFSTLWHQAALFHSISAPSFTYTARTFGTTAPKIMRLFDARTEAFSTPPVSLPKVIAIDEFKGDTDKGKFQLIIADPMTRRPIDILENRRAKTIQRYLRERGQQVEMVIMDLSSTFKNAVQQALDKPVIIADSFHFSRYIYWALNKVRVRVQQRFSEKDRKHGKRIQKLLFKRSHKLDTAQKSIIRRYLSLHPDLQTAYTIKEAYQAWFDANKAQERHDVRQSLHDFYQLVQDKQLPEFIKAIGTFRRWETEIINAFIYPHLSNGFVEGINNRTKVIKRTSYGYQNFSRFRAKILAQHFIKDFDISVG, from the coding sequence ATGCCAGACCATTTTATCATACAACTCATCGGTTTAGAAAATAAAAACATCCAACTTCTTGATTATTCGATTGAAAATCATATCTGCCACATTCATATCCAACTAAAACGAAAAAAACATGCCTGCCCCTCTTGTAAAACACGGACAGATCGCATTAAAGACTATCGTACGCACACTTTCCAACATCTAAAAGTCGCAGAAAAACGTGTCTATGTGCACTATCGAAAACGCAGATATGCTTGTTCCTGCGGAAAATCATTTGATGAAAAAAATCAAGGACTTGTGGCACGCTATCAGCGTTTTTCAACGCTTTGGCACCAAGCGGCCCTTTTTCATAGTATTTCCGCTCCGTCCTTTACTTATACTGCCAGAACGTTTGGGACCACCGCACCTAAAATTATGCGTCTATTCGACGCGCGTACAGAAGCCTTTTCCACGCCTCCCGTCTCTCTTCCTAAGGTCATCGCTATCGATGAGTTCAAGGGAGATACCGACAAAGGCAAATTTCAACTCATTATCGCTGATCCCATGACTCGTCGCCCCATTGATATCTTAGAAAACCGTCGCGCCAAAACCATTCAACGTTATTTAAGAGAACGCGGGCAGCAGGTAGAGATGGTTATCATGGATTTGAGTTCGACCTTCAAAAACGCCGTGCAACAAGCCCTTGACAAACCAGTTATTATTGCCGATTCTTTCCACTTCTCTCGCTACATCTATTGGGCGCTGAATAAAGTCCGCGTTCGTGTCCAACAACGTTTTTCAGAAAAAGATCGAAAACACGGGAAACGGATACAAAAACTCCTTTTCAAGCGATCTCATAAGCTGGACACAGCGCAAAAAAGCATCATTCGCCGTTACTTAAGCTTGCACCCTGATCTACAAACCGCCTACACCATCAAGGAAGCCTATCAGGCTTGGTTTGATGCCAATAAAGCACAAGAACGCCACGACGTTCGTCAATCCTTACACGATTTCTATCAACTCGTACAAGACAAACAGCTTCCAGAATTCATAAAAGCTATCGGTACTTTCCGACGCTGGGAAACAGAAATCATCAATGCCTTCATTTACCCACATCTGTCCAATGGTTTCGTAGAAGGAATTAACAACCGAACCAAAGTTATCAAGCGCACTTCTTATGGCTATCAAAACTTTTCACGATTCCGTGCCAAAATACTTGCCCAGCATTTTATCAAAGATTTTGACATTTCTGTAGGTTAA
- a CDS encoding lacticin RM produces MQNVISSKKVKMIALTLSCSFLLTVVAPALNVNAEENVSDLNAVTEVEQLNVDASQAISEIDNVGVEEVTDDNVQATPSLLRASAFKNKTYSYKRGGFAAYCKDFINYRYNGTTVAENSKWQEAQYIFPNIIRKAGITNYANGTGYKDYRGTKTYKIGSPSPWGDVSFAEFDRSDYYRVKSNGSGYLK; encoded by the coding sequence ATGCAGAACGTAATTAGTAGTAAAAAAGTTAAAATGATAGCGCTAACGCTATCTTGTTCATTTTTACTCACAGTAGTGGCACCAGCTCTTAATGTTAATGCAGAAGAAAATGTTAGCGATTTAAATGCGGTAACGGAAGTAGAACAACTCAATGTAGATGCGTCCCAAGCAATTTCTGAAATTGATAATGTCGGAGTTGAGGAAGTAACAGATGATAATGTGCAGGCTACGCCAAGCTTACTTAGAGCATCAGCTTTCAAAAATAAGACATATTCTTATAAAAGAGGTGGGTTTGCAGCATATTGTAAAGATTTTATAAATTACAGATATAATGGTACTACTGTAGCAGAAAATAGCAAATGGCAAGAAGCACAATATATTTTTCCTAATATAATTAGAAAAGCTGGAATAACAAACTATGCAAATGGTACGGGATATAAAGATTATAGAGGGACAAAAACGTATAAAATTGGCTCACCAAGTCCTTGGGGTGATGTTTCATTTGCAGAGTTCGACCGATCAGACTATTATCGAGTAAAATCAAATGGTTCAGGGTATCTAAAATAG
- the sufB gene encoding Fe-S cluster assembly protein SufB, translated as MTEIPEMGEYKYGFHDKDTSVFRSERGLTEDIVREISSIKEEPQWMLDFRLKSLEQFYKMPMPQWGGDLSELKFEDIRYYVKPSDHTVNDWDEVPDEIKRTFDKLGIPEAEQKYLAGASAQYESEVVYHNLKKDLEDIGIVFKDTDSALKENEDIFREYFSKVIPPTDNKFAALNSAVWSGGSFIYVPKGVKVDTPLQAYFRINSENMGQFERTLIIVDEGASVNYVEGCTAPVYTTNSLHSAVVEIIVKSDAYCRYTTIQNWANNVYNLVTKRTFCDENATMEWIDGNIGSKLTMKYPAVHLRGEGARGMTLSIAIAGKGQRQDAGAKMLHLAPNTSSTIVSKSISKQGGNVTYRGIVHFGRNSAGSRSNIECDTLIMDNASTSDTIPYNEILNSDISLEHEAKVSKVSEEQLFYLMSRGVTEEEATEMIVMGFIEPFTKELPMEYAVEMNRLIKFEMEGSIG; from the coding sequence ATGACTGAAATTCCAGAAATGGGCGAGTATAAATACGGTTTTCATGATAAAGATACGTCCGTTTTCCGTAGTGAACGCGGCTTGACAGAAGATATCGTGAGAGAAATTTCAAGTATTAAAGAAGAACCTCAGTGGATGCTTGATTTCCGCTTGAAGTCTTTAGAACAATTTTATAAAATGCCGATGCCGCAATGGGGTGGCGACTTATCCGAACTGAAATTTGAAGATATTCGCTATTACGTGAAGCCATCGGACCACACGGTAAACGATTGGGACGAGGTTCCCGACGAAATCAAACGCACCTTCGACAAACTCGGAATTCCCGAAGCAGAGCAGAAATATCTTGCCGGAGCTTCCGCGCAGTACGAATCCGAAGTAGTTTACCATAACCTGAAAAAAGATCTTGAAGACATCGGAATCGTCTTCAAAGATACAGATTCAGCGCTCAAAGAAAACGAAGATATTTTCCGCGAGTATTTCTCAAAAGTTATCCCGCCAACTGACAACAAATTCGCGGCGCTTAACTCAGCAGTTTGGTCAGGTGGCTCGTTCATCTACGTTCCAAAAGGCGTGAAAGTCGATACACCGCTACAAGCTTATTTCCGCATTAACTCGGAGAATATGGGACAATTTGAGCGGACGTTAATCATCGTGGACGAAGGCGCAAGCGTGAACTATGTGGAAGGCTGTACCGCTCCCGTTTACACGACGAATTCCCTTCACTCAGCGGTTGTTGAAATCATTGTTAAAAGCGATGCTTATTGCCGTTACACAACGATCCAAAACTGGGCAAACAACGTGTACAATCTCGTAACCAAGCGTACTTTCTGTGATGAAAATGCGACAATGGAATGGATTGATGGAAACATCGGTTCGAAATTAACGATGAAATACCCAGCCGTTCATCTTCGCGGTGAAGGCGCACGTGGTATGACGCTTTCTATCGCGATTGCTGGTAAAGGCCAACGCCAAGACGCCGGAGCAAAAATGCTTCACTTGGCGCCAAACACATCGTCAACTATCGTCTCAAAATCAATCTCCAAACAAGGCGGTAACGTAACCTATCGTGGTATCGTTCACTTTGGTCGTAATTCAGCAGGATCTCGCTCGAATATCGAGTGTGATACGTTAATTATGGATAACGCGTCCACATCTGATACAATTCCTTACAATGAAATTTTGAATAGCGACATTTCCTTAGAACACGAAGCAAAAGTTTCCAAAGTATCCGAGGAACAACTATTCTATCTGATGAGCCGTGGCGTAACAGAAGAAGAAGCAACAGAAATGATCGTCATGGGCTTCATTGAGCCATTTACAAAAGAATTACCAATGGAATACGCTGTCGAAATGAACCGTTTGATTAAGTTCGAAATGGAAGGTTCGATTGGTTAA